The following proteins are encoded in a genomic region of Methanoculleus bourgensis MS2:
- a CDS encoding endonuclease III domain-containing protein, with product MRPKPLTGDLLAIYDALHAAFGHQHWWPAKTPFETMVGAILTQNVSWTNAAQAIANLEAAGMLDPDLLAAADTGDIARLIIPSRFYNQKAERIQEFAGIYVAEFQADPAVMAAVETGALRERLLAVRGFGKETVDTILLYACRKPVFVVDAYTRRIFSRYGLLPEKVSYDRTQRLFSDHLPPDVKLFNDYHAQIVRLGKTACRKSPLCDRCPIRRVCGSLRCAAADQMSRYDP from the coding sequence ATGAGACCGAAACCCCTCACCGGCGACCTGCTCGCGATCTACGACGCCCTGCACGCTGCGTTCGGCCACCAGCACTGGTGGCCTGCAAAGACCCCCTTCGAGACGATGGTCGGCGCTATCCTCACCCAGAACGTCTCCTGGACAAACGCGGCGCAGGCCATCGCGAACCTGGAAGCCGCCGGGATGCTCGACCCCGACCTGCTCGCCGCGGCCGACACCGGTGATATCGCCCGACTGATCATCCCGTCCCGGTTCTATAACCAGAAGGCGGAGCGGATCCAGGAGTTCGCCGGGATCTACGTCGCTGAGTTTCAGGCCGACCCGGCGGTGATGGCTGCCGTGGAGACAGGCGCACTCCGTGAGCGCCTGCTCGCGGTCAGGGGCTTTGGGAAGGAGACCGTGGATACCATCCTGCTTTACGCCTGTAGAAAGCCGGTCTTCGTCGTCGATGCCTACACCAGGCGGATATTCTCGCGCTACGGCCTCCTGCCGGAGAAGGTCTCCTACGACCGGACGCAGCGCCTCTTCTCCGATCATCTGCCCCCGGACGTGAAGCTCTTCAACGACTATCACGCCCAGATTGTCAGGCTTGGAAAGACTGCGTGCAGGAAGTCACCGCTCTGCGACCGCTGCCCAATCCGTAGAGTATGCGGTTCGCTCCGGTGCGCCGCTGCAGACCAGATGTCACGCTACGATCCGTAA
- a CDS encoding NAD+ synthase: protein MKIALLQVNTVVGDLTGNAGRIAAGAEEAARSRPDLILAPELSLTGCPPRDLLLGRGFVERSLEVLEDLAADLEDAPPVIVGFAAQDRAGPGRPLLNAAALLRNGAVRETFGKTHLSPSGALDEGRYFEPAAGAPRVLSIGGRRVGVSIGEEIWCGGRSAGALVRAGAEVIVNISASPFAVGRQGLREEALSRTARDHQIPIAVANLVGGNDDLVFDGRSSAFSADGTLISRGAAFAEDIVTVDLDRPGPQAVAPDDLTPESEIWRALVLGTRDYVRKSGFETALLGLSGGIDSSLVAAVAARALGPENVLGVLLPSPYTSPESIEDAREVAESLGIRTCSLPIAPAMEAFDGILAGIFAGLPRDTTEENLQARIRAVVLMALANKFDSMLLSTGNKSEAAVGYSTLYGDMAGGLAVIGDISKGMVYRISRWLNRERTIIPDRVLEKPPSAELRPGQTDQEVLPPYDLLDAILHRHIDCFESPGDIIAAGYPAETVHRVLRMVRLAEFKRRQAAPGIRVTGRAFGTDWRMPIAARPWWQEEVCR from the coding sequence ATGAAGATCGCACTCCTCCAGGTGAACACGGTCGTCGGAGACCTTACCGGCAACGCTGGCAGAATAGCAGCAGGCGCCGAGGAGGCAGCACGCTCCCGGCCTGACCTGATCCTGGCCCCGGAGCTCTCCCTGACCGGGTGCCCGCCACGGGACCTGCTCCTCGGGAGAGGGTTTGTGGAGCGAAGCCTCGAGGTCCTGGAAGACCTGGCCGCCGACCTTGAGGATGCGCCGCCGGTCATCGTCGGTTTTGCCGCGCAGGATCGCGCCGGCCCCGGTCGACCGCTCCTCAACGCCGCAGCCCTCCTCAGGAACGGGGCTGTCCGGGAGACGTTCGGAAAGACCCATCTCTCCCCCTCCGGCGCACTCGATGAAGGTCGTTACTTTGAGCCGGCGGCCGGGGCTCCCCGGGTCCTCAGCATCGGCGGGAGAAGAGTTGGAGTCTCTATCGGGGAGGAGATCTGGTGCGGCGGACGGTCTGCCGGAGCGCTGGTCCGTGCCGGCGCTGAGGTTATCGTGAACATCTCCGCATCACCGTTTGCTGTCGGAAGGCAGGGTCTGCGCGAGGAGGCGCTCTCCCGCACCGCAAGGGATCACCAGATCCCGATCGCCGTAGCGAACCTCGTCGGCGGGAACGACGACCTGGTCTTTGATGGGCGGAGTTCTGCTTTTAGCGCCGACGGAACGCTCATCTCCCGGGGGGCGGCCTTCGCTGAAGATATCGTGACTGTCGATCTCGACCGCCCCGGCCCGCAGGCGGTCGCTCCCGACGATCTCACACCTGAATCCGAGATCTGGCGGGCACTGGTGCTCGGCACCCGCGATTACGTCCGGAAATCTGGTTTTGAGACGGCCCTCCTCGGCCTCTCCGGCGGGATCGACTCATCGCTCGTGGCCGCGGTCGCTGCCCGGGCACTGGGGCCGGAGAACGTCCTTGGGGTGCTCCTCCCCTCGCCCTACACCTCGCCGGAGAGCATCGAGGATGCGCGGGAGGTTGCAGAGAGCCTCGGCATCCGGACGTGTTCTCTTCCGATCGCACCGGCGATGGAGGCGTTCGACGGAATCCTCGCTGGGATCTTCGCCGGGCTTCCCCGGGACACCACCGAGGAGAACCTGCAGGCCCGGATCCGGGCAGTAGTCCTGATGGCCCTTGCCAACAAGTTTGACTCCATGCTGCTCTCCACCGGGAACAAATCAGAGGCCGCGGTCGGCTACTCCACCCTCTATGGGGATATGGCGGGGGGACTTGCGGTGATCGGCGACATATCGAAAGGGATGGTCTACCGGATCAGCCGGTGGTTGAACAGGGAGCGTACCATCATCCCCGACCGGGTGCTGGAGAAACCTCCCTCGGCAGAGCTCCGCCCCGGCCAGACCGACCAGGAGGTCCTCCCCCCCTATGACCTTCTCGACGCCATCCTCCATCGCCACATCGATTGTTTCGAGTCTCCAGGTGATATCATCGCCGCCGGGTATCCCGCGGAGACCGTCCACCGGGTCCTCAGGATGGTCAGGTTGGCCGAGTTCAAGCGCCGGCAGGCCGCGCCCGGGATCAGGGTGACCGGCCGCGCCTTCGGCACCGACTGGCGGATGCCGATCGCCGCACGGCCGTGGTGGCAGGAGGAGGTCTGCCGATGA